From the Saccharobesus litoralis genome, one window contains:
- the lpxC gene encoding UDP-3-O-acyl-N-acetylglucosamine deacetylase, with the protein MNYQRTLKNSVKTTGVGLHKGEKVTMTLLPAPANTGIVFRRVDIEPVVDFPVSPFAVTDTRMCTCMTNEQGIAISTVEHLMSALAGLGVDNVIIELDANEVPIVDGSASPFIFLIEEAGIQELSTPKRYIKINKPIRVELDDKWAEIVPYQGFKLDFGIDFNHPAIAATKQHCVFELSSDEYIREVSRARTFGFMKDFEYLRSLNLALGGSFDNAVVLDEFQVLNANGLRYDNEFLMHKILDAIGDMFMTGHFILGEMRSHKSGHELNNVLLRAIVENQDAWQWIEYTEESQAPLQFLPAQAV; encoded by the coding sequence ATGAATTATCAAAGAACTTTAAAAAACAGCGTTAAAACGACCGGTGTTGGCTTGCATAAAGGTGAGAAGGTAACTATGACCTTACTGCCAGCTCCAGCTAATACAGGTATTGTTTTTCGTCGCGTTGATATCGAACCTGTAGTCGACTTTCCGGTTAGTCCTTTCGCGGTGACAGACACTCGCATGTGTACCTGTATGACTAACGAGCAAGGTATAGCGATTTCAACAGTTGAGCATCTAATGTCAGCTTTGGCTGGTTTAGGTGTTGATAATGTCATTATTGAATTAGATGCCAATGAAGTACCTATCGTTGATGGCAGTGCTAGCCCATTTATCTTTTTAATAGAAGAAGCTGGGATCCAAGAGCTAAGTACTCCAAAACGTTATATTAAAATTAATAAACCCATTCGAGTTGAACTGGATGATAAGTGGGCTGAAATTGTTCCTTACCAAGGTTTTAAACTTGATTTTGGTATTGATTTTAATCACCCTGCGATTGCGGCAACTAAACAGCATTGTGTATTTGAATTATCAAGTGATGAGTATATTCGCGAAGTCAGCCGTGCCAGAACATTTGGATTCATGAAAGACTTTGAATACCTACGTTCGTTGAATTTGGCATTAGGTGGTAGCTTTGACAATGCGGTAGTTTTGGATGAATTCCAAGTGCTAAACGCCAATGGCTTGCGTTATGACAACGAGTTTTTGATGCACAAGATCCTAGATGCTATCGGCGATATGTTCATGACTGGCCACTTTATATTGGGTGAGATGCGCTCGCATAAATCGGGGCATGAATTAAATAATGTATTGCTACGTGCGATTGTAGAAAACCAAGATGCTTGGCAATGGATTGAATATACCGAAGAATCACAAGCGCCTCTGCAATTTTTACCTGCACAAGCTGTTTAA
- the ftsZ gene encoding cell division protein FtsZ, producing the protein MFDLMSEQADEAVIKVIGVGGGGGNAIEHMVEHTIEGVEFLTANTDAQALRNSQLAPENKIVLGRDVTKGLGAGANPEIGRQSAEEDRDAIRDVINGADMIFIAAGMGGGTGTGAAPVVAEVAREMGILTVAVVTKPFPFEGRKRMAYADQGIDALAASVDSLITIPNDKLLKVLGKGTSLLDAFKAANDVLFGAVQGIAELITRPGLINVDFADVRTVMSEMGTAMMGTGVAKGEDRAEEAAEMAISSPLLEDVDLAGARGILVNITAGMDISIEEFETVGNAVKAFASENATVVVGAVIDPEMSEELRVTVVATGIGDRKPDISLVSPSKPAIEPVSVPRVANVGSAAVDMNANLESRVADPVAASTPASQPGQQQSLDYLDVPAFLRKQAD; encoded by the coding sequence ATGTTTGATTTAATGAGTGAGCAAGCTGATGAAGCTGTCATCAAAGTTATTGGTGTCGGTGGAGGTGGCGGTAACGCCATTGAGCATATGGTTGAACACACCATTGAAGGTGTCGAGTTTTTAACCGCAAATACGGACGCGCAAGCCTTAAGAAATTCACAGTTAGCGCCTGAAAACAAGATTGTTTTAGGTCGTGATGTGACTAAAGGTTTAGGTGCAGGTGCTAACCCTGAAATCGGTCGTCAAAGTGCAGAAGAGGATCGTGACGCGATCCGCGATGTGATCAATGGCGCAGACATGATTTTTATTGCCGCAGGTATGGGCGGTGGTACGGGTACGGGTGCAGCACCTGTCGTTGCCGAAGTCGCGCGAGAAATGGGTATTTTGACGGTTGCTGTTGTAACTAAACCATTCCCATTTGAAGGTCGTAAGCGTATGGCTTATGCCGATCAAGGTATTGATGCGTTAGCGGCAAGTGTTGATTCGTTAATCACAATCCCTAATGACAAGTTATTGAAAGTGTTAGGTAAAGGCACTTCTTTGTTGGATGCATTTAAGGCAGCCAATGACGTGTTATTTGGTGCGGTGCAAGGTATTGCCGAGCTCATTACTCGCCCAGGTTTAATTAACGTTGACTTTGCCGACGTACGTACAGTGATGTCGGAAATGGGTACCGCAATGATGGGTACAGGTGTCGCTAAAGGTGAAGACCGTGCAGAAGAAGCGGCTGAAATGGCAATCTCATCTCCTTTATTAGAAGACGTTGATTTAGCCGGCGCGCGAGGCATCCTAGTTAATATCACTGCGGGCATGGATATTAGCATTGAAGAATTTGAAACGGTTGGTAATGCAGTAAAAGCCTTTGCATCTGAAAATGCTACGGTTGTCGTTGGTGCTGTTATCGATCCTGAAATGAGTGAAGAATTACGCGTTACTGTGGTTGCGACAGGTATTGGCGATCGTAAGCCTGATATTTCTTTGGTATCACCAAGTAAACCTGCAATTGAACCTGTTTCTGTCCCTAGAGTGGCTAATGTGGGTTCGGCTGCTGTTGATATGAATGCGAATTTGGAATCTCGCGTGGCGGATCCTGTTGCTGCATCAACACCAGCGTCTCAACCAGGACAACAGCAAAGTTTAGATTATTTGGACGTACCTGCGTTTTTACGTAAACAAGCAGATTAA
- a CDS encoding M23 family metallopeptidase codes for MAFSIYYKKHNIELEWRLDRRHWIALLSVIFTTALLVLYLVSWLLGSADKDRLQDIREARGLLVEQKRQVTQLKEKTQIELAALKLKLGELQSQMLRVNALGAGVQAQAKLEGDEFNFELAPATGGPVSEVSLANLPSEHPHSLITDIDSLLKDLDEQERQLGLLESVLRNHDIDQQSYISGRPIDSGWLSSYYGMRKDPFSGLPAMHKGIDFAGEEGNKVIATGAGVVTWAGKRYGFGQLVEIEHGDGLRTRYGHNKKVLVKLGDVVTKGQQIGVLGSTGRSTGPHVHYEVLKNGKQVDPLKYVYRRDKN; via the coding sequence ATGGCGTTTTCGATTTATTATAAAAAACACAATATCGAACTCGAATGGCGATTAGATCGACGCCATTGGATTGCTTTACTATCGGTTATTTTTACAACGGCTCTATTAGTATTATACCTTGTTTCTTGGTTATTGGGTTCAGCCGATAAAGATAGATTACAAGATATTCGTGAAGCGCGTGGTTTGTTAGTAGAGCAAAAGCGCCAAGTCACGCAATTAAAAGAAAAAACCCAAATTGAATTAGCTGCACTTAAACTTAAATTAGGTGAGTTACAGTCACAAATGCTGAGAGTGAATGCGTTAGGTGCTGGCGTTCAAGCTCAGGCGAAGCTTGAAGGTGATGAGTTTAATTTTGAATTAGCCCCTGCAACAGGTGGGCCGGTAAGTGAAGTTTCTTTAGCAAACTTGCCAAGTGAACACCCCCATTCTTTAATTACCGACATTGATAGCTTATTAAAAGACCTTGATGAGCAAGAAAGGCAGCTTGGACTACTTGAATCTGTGCTACGTAACCACGATATAGATCAGCAGAGTTATATTTCTGGTCGGCCAATCGATAGTGGTTGGTTGTCTTCGTATTATGGTATGCGTAAAGATCCGTTTAGTGGTTTGCCCGCTATGCATAAAGGAATAGACTTTGCCGGTGAAGAGGGTAATAAAGTAATTGCTACTGGTGCAGGTGTTGTCACTTGGGCTGGAAAACGATATGGCTTTGGCCAATTAGTAGAAATAGAGCATGGTGATGGGTTGCGGACTCGCTATGGTCACAATAAAAAAGTTTTGGTCAAGTTAGGTGACGTTGTTACTAAAGGCCAGCAAATTGGTGTATTGGGCAGTACAGGTCGCTCGACAGGGCCGCATGTTCATTACGAAGTATTGAAAAACGGTAAGCAAGTTGATCCGCTTAAGTATGTTTACCGTCGAGATAAAAATTAA
- the ftsA gene encoding cell division protein FtsA has protein sequence MSKVTDRNLIVGLDIGTAKVVAVVGEVLPDGAVSVVGVGSHASRGMDKGGVNDINLVIQSIQRAVEEAELMSGCQISSVYIAISGRHIQCQNENGMVPISEHEVTQDDVDNVIHTAKSVHLPAERRVLHVLPQDYSVDIQEGIKSPIGMSGVRLEAKVHLVTCADDMSKNIVKCAERCGLRVDDLVFSAIASSDSVLTDDEKELGVAVVDVGAGTIDLVIYVDGAIRHNAVIAVAGNQVTKDIAQIFRTPMSHAEQLKVQYACAMRHMVSIEESIEVPSVGGRPARSMSRHTLAEVVEPRYQELFELVREEISKSGLEDKIAAGIVLTGGTAKMEGAVEFAEDLFQMPVRLGSPVNLKGLTEYVDDPSYATAIGLLHYGKDQINNQYANRVEDSSAGLWQRIHSWFKGEF, from the coding sequence ATAGGCACAGCGAAAGTCGTCGCTGTCGTTGGTGAAGTTTTACCAGACGGTGCGGTGAGTGTCGTGGGTGTCGGTAGTCATGCATCGCGAGGTATGGATAAAGGTGGTGTGAATGACATTAACCTAGTTATTCAATCGATTCAGCGAGCTGTTGAAGAAGCTGAACTGATGTCAGGCTGCCAAATATCGTCGGTTTATATCGCGATATCGGGTCGACATATCCAGTGCCAAAATGAAAATGGCATGGTGCCGATCAGTGAGCATGAAGTGACACAAGATGATGTGGATAACGTGATCCATACCGCCAAGTCAGTGCATTTGCCAGCTGAACGTCGGGTACTACATGTTTTGCCTCAAGATTACAGTGTTGATATTCAAGAAGGGATTAAAAGCCCAATTGGTATGTCGGGCGTGCGCTTAGAAGCTAAAGTGCATTTAGTGACCTGTGCTGACGACATGTCAAAAAATATTGTTAAGTGTGCTGAACGTTGCGGGTTACGCGTTGATGATTTGGTGTTCTCGGCAATTGCGTCCAGTGATTCAGTGCTAACAGATGACGAGAAAGAGCTTGGGGTTGCTGTTGTTGATGTTGGAGCCGGCACTATTGATTTAGTTATCTATGTGGATGGTGCTATACGACATAACGCGGTTATTGCCGTTGCGGGTAATCAAGTCACTAAAGATATTGCGCAAATTTTCCGTACGCCGATGAGTCATGCGGAGCAATTAAAGGTGCAATACGCTTGCGCAATGCGCCACATGGTTAGCATAGAAGAAAGTATTGAAGTGCCTAGCGTAGGTGGGCGACCAGCGCGTTCTATGTCGCGCCACACTTTGGCAGAAGTTGTCGAACCTAGATACCAAGAGTTATTTGAGTTGGTTCGCGAAGAGATCAGTAAAAGCGGCTTAGAAGATAAAATAGCAGCAGGGATCGTTTTGACCGGTGGCACGGCCAAAATGGAAGGTGCTGTCGAGTTTGCCGAAGACTTATTTCAAATGCCGGTTCGTTTAGGTAGCCCAGTTAATCTTAAAGGGTTAACTGAGTATGTAGATGATCCGAGTTATGCAACGGCTATCGGTTTGTTGCATTACGGTAAAGATCAAATAAATAACCAGTATGCCAACCGAGTTGAAGATAGCTCGGCTGGCTTGTGGCAACGCATTCATAGCTGGTTTAAAGGTGAGTTTTAG
- a CDS encoding DUF721 domain-containing protein produces the protein MKRRPKSIEQVLNETWPNSQFSAAQKKADYNSQIERELALCLPKEWQDKVIVQKYQNGILHLGLTSAGLKMRFNAIRLDLLSHLRQSIPDLVSISDSIVVTTSSPISNHSKSSSAESAHQKHHSLSDNSAQTLLKTAEQLPDNLKQALQGLVKASRKH, from the coding sequence ATGAAACGTCGACCGAAATCAATAGAGCAGGTATTAAATGAAACCTGGCCAAATAGTCAATTTTCAGCCGCACAAAAAAAAGCTGATTATAACAGCCAGATTGAACGCGAGCTAGCGCTTTGCCTGCCCAAAGAATGGCAGGATAAAGTAATCGTACAAAAATATCAAAATGGGATATTACACTTAGGGTTAACGAGTGCCGGATTAAAGATGCGTTTTAACGCGATACGCTTAGATTTACTCAGCCATTTAAGACAGTCTATACCGGATCTGGTCAGCATATCAGACAGCATAGTTGTAACAACTAGCTCACCAATAAGCAATCACAGTAAAAGTAGCTCTGCCGAATCAGCGCATCAAAAGCACCACTCTCTATCTGACAATTCGGCACAAACTCTGCTCAAAACCGCAGAGCAATTACCTGACAATCTAAAACAAGCGCTACAAGGGTTGGTAAAGGCGTCACGAAAACACTAA